The Hippoglossus stenolepis isolate QCI-W04-F060 chromosome 11, HSTE1.2, whole genome shotgun sequence genome includes a window with the following:
- the snai2 gene encoding zinc finger protein SNAI2: MPRSFLVKKHINSAKKPNYSELESTTVFFTPHIYKGLPLPVIPQPEILSPAAYSPITVWTTSSLPLSPLPSDLSPISGYPSSLSDTSSKDHSGSESPRSDEDERMLPKLTDAHGVEAEKFQCGLCSKSYSTYSGLLKHKQLHCDAQTRKSFSCKYCEKEYVSLGALKMHIRTHTLPCVCKICGKAFSRPWLLQGHIRTHTGEKPFSCPHCNRAFADRSNLRAHLQTHSDVKKYQCKNCSKTFSRMSLLHKHEESGCCVAH, translated from the exons ATGCCACGCTCCTTTCTGGTCAAGAAACACATTAACTCCGCAAAGAAGCCAAACTATAGTGAGTTGGAAAGCACAACAG TGTTCTTCACGCCGCACATCTACAAGGGCCTGCCCCTGCCTGTCATCCCCCAGCCGGAGATCCTGAGCCCGGCAGCGTACAGCCCCATCACCGTGTGGACTACCAGCAGCCTGCCGCTGTCCCCGCTCCCCAGTGACCTCTCCCCCATCTCTGGATACCCCTCGTCGCTCTCAGACACCTCATCCAAAGACCACAGCGGCTCCGAGAGTCCGAGGAGCGATGAGGACGAGCGGATGCTGCCCAAGCTGACGGACGCGCACGGAGTGGAGGCAGAGAAATTCCAGTGTGGTCTGTGCAGCAAGTCCTACTCCACGTACTCTGGActgctcaaacacaaacagctacaCTGCGACGCCCAAACGAGGAAATCCTTCAGCTGCAAATACTGCGAGAAGGAGTACGTCAGCCTTGGAGCTCTCAAAATGCACATCAGGACTCACACTTTGCCTTGTGTTTGCAAAATATGCGGGAAGGCATTCTCCAGACCGTGGCTGCTCCAAGGACACATCAGGACGCACACCG GAGAGAAGCCGTTCTCCTGCCCTCACTGCAACAGGGCATTTGCGGACAGGTCCAATCTCAGGGCGCACCTACAGACCCATTCAGATGTGAAAAAATACCAATGCAAGAACTGCTCCAAAACCTTCTCCAGGATGTCTCTTCTGCACAAGCATGAGGAATCTGGTTGTTGTGTAGCACACTGA